In Lepidochelys kempii isolate rLepKem1 chromosome 8, rLepKem1.hap2, whole genome shotgun sequence, a single genomic region encodes these proteins:
- the LOC140916540 gene encoding flavin-containing monooxygenase 3-like yields MRSGQLTTETMVQRVAIIGAGLSGLASIKCCLDEGLEPTCFERSDDIGGLWKFAEHAEEGRASIYHSVFTNSCKEMMCFPDFPFPDDFPNYMHNSKVQEYIRMYAKHFSLLRYIKFKTMVSSVKKRPDFSVTGQWDVVTNRDGKEESAVFDALMVCSGHHVYPHFPVDCFPGLNKFKGSYFHSREYKEPEKFKGKRVLVIGLGNTGSDIAAELSHTASQVYLSSRSGSWVMSRVWDNGYPWDMLTLTRFETFLRDALPTAISDWLYVRRMNRWFKHENYGLMPLNRTSRKEPVFNDDLPSRITCGTVVVKPNVKEFTETSAIFQDGTVQENIDFVIFATGYSYSYPFIEDNTIIKCRDNEVTLYKGILPPRLKKPTMAVIGLIQSLGAIIPTADLQARWAIRVFKGLYKLPPVNDMMNDIDEKMGKKLKWYGQSNTLQIDYISYMDELASAIGVKPNFPLLFLTDPRLALEAYFGPCSPYQFRLTGPGKWDGARNAILTQWDRTLKTTRTRVVHDSQKHVPFLNLLRVLVLPLLLLAVFLMIN; encoded by the exons ATGCGGAGTGGACAGCTGACAACT GAGACCATGGTACAGAGAGTGGCAATCATTGGAGCTGGCCTGAGCGGACTGGCCTCCATTAAGTGCTGTCTGGACGAGGGATTGGAGCCCACCTGTTTCGAGAGAAGCGATGACATCGGAGGGCTCTGGAAATTCGCA GAACATGCCGAGGAAGGCAGAGCCAGCATTTACCACTCCGTGTTCACCAACTCCTGCAAAGAAATGATGTGTTTCCCTGATTTTCCTTTCCCTGATGATTTTCCAAATTACATGCACAATTCAAAGGTCCAAGAGTACATCAGGATGTATGCCAAGCACTTTTCTCTTTTAAGATATATAAAATTCAAG actATGGTCAGCAGTGTAAAAAAACGCCCCGATTTCTCTGTCACCGGCCAGTGGGATGTTGTTACAAACCGGGACGGGAAGGAGGAGTCAGCTGTATTTGATGCGCTTATGGTTTGTTCGGGGCACCATGTGTATCCACATTTCCCAGTTGATTGCTTCCCTG GGTTAAATAAGTTTAAAGGTAGCTACTTCCACAGCCGGGAATACAAGGAACCGGAAAAATTCAAGGGGAAGAGAGTGCTTGTGATTGGACTGGGAAACACTGGTTCGGACATTGCTGCGGAACTCAGTCACACGGCCTCACAG GTTTATCTCAGCTCCAGAAGCGGTTCCTGGGTGATGAGTCGCGTTTGGGACAATGGCTACCCGTGGGATATGTTGACTTTGACTCGCTTTGAAACCTTTCTCAGGGATGCCCTTCCCACCGCCATCAGCGACTGGCTGTATGTGAGGAGGATGAACAGGTGGTTTAAGCATGAGAACTACGGCCTGATGCCTTTGAACAG AACCAGCCGTAAAGAGCCAGTGTTTAATGATGATCTCCCGAGCCGCATCACATGTGGAACAGTGGTGGTGAAACCCAATGTGAAGGAATTCACGGAAACCTCAGCTATATTTCAGGATGGGACTGTGCAGGAAAACATTGATTTTGTCATCTTTGCAACAGGCTACAGTTACTCCTACCCCTTCATAGAAGACAACACCATCATCAAATGCAGAGACAACGAGGTCACCTTGTACAAGGGCATCCTTCCTCCTCGACTCAAGAAGCCAACCATGGCTGTCATTGGCCTGATCCAGTCGCTCGGTGCAATTATTCCAACGGCAGATCTCCAAGCTCGCTGGGCTATAAGGGTGTTTAAGG GGTTATATAAGCTTCCCCCAGTGAACGACATGATGAACGATATTGatgaaaaaatggggaaaaagctCAAATG GTATGGGCAGAGCAATACCCTACAGATAGATTATATTTCCTACATGGATGAACTTGCCTCTGCTATTGGTGTGAAGCCCAATTTTCCACTGCTGTTCCTGACGGATCCACGGCTGGCCCTGGAAGCGTACTTTGGCCCGTGCAGTCCATATCAGTTTCGTCTGACGGGACCGGGGAAGTGGGATGGAGCCAGAAATGCCATCCTGACCCAGTGGGACCGGACGCTGAAGACTACAAGGACCCGAGTCGTCCATGATTCTCAGAAACATGTCCCCTTCTTGAATTTGCTTAGAGTACTTgtcctccctcttctccttctTGCTGTTTTTCTGATGATTAACTAA